From Companilactobacillus heilongjiangensis, one genomic window encodes:
- a CDS encoding aldo/keto reductase, whose translation MKSITFNHQNTSAIGIGTWHIGEGNNMMTESEMAAMRYGLDHGINVIDTAEMYGEGKSETLIGNVLKDYHRNDIQLISKFYPYHATPKLIEESLKASLKRLQTDYLDLYLLHWRGKTPLSETVIGLERMVKAGLIRNWGVSNFDRSDLEELFSVPDGENCRINEDLYNIGSRGIEYSVLPWQKKNHVSFIGYSPFGSDGGEFLKIKPVLTEMAQQKGVSVHQLLLAWVLRNHDLLSIPKTSSVEHMQSNLEAIDISFTKDELELLDKYYPAPKNEGRLEMI comes from the coding sequence TTGAAATCAATTACATTTAACCACCAAAATACATCTGCTATTGGCATCGGAACTTGGCACATTGGTGAAGGAAATAACATGATGACAGAATCTGAAATGGCGGCCATGCGTTACGGTCTTGACCATGGCATCAATGTTATCGACACTGCCGAAATGTATGGTGAAGGAAAATCTGAAACTTTAATAGGAAATGTTTTAAAAGATTATCATCGAAATGACATTCAATTAATTTCAAAATTCTATCCCTATCACGCAACGCCAAAATTAATTGAAGAAAGTCTAAAAGCTAGTCTCAAACGACTTCAAACTGATTATTTGGACTTATATCTACTACACTGGCGAGGCAAAACTCCCCTTTCCGAAACAGTTATCGGTCTTGAAAGAATGGTCAAGGCTGGACTAATTAGAAATTGGGGTGTTTCAAACTTTGACCGCAGTGACCTTGAGGAACTATTCAGTGTTCCCGATGGCGAAAATTGTCGCATCAACGAGGATCTCTATAATATTGGCAGTCGTGGAATTGAATATTCCGTTTTACCATGGCAAAAGAAAAATCACGTTTCATTTATTGGATATTCTCCATTTGGTTCCGACGGCGGTGAATTCTTGAAGATTAAACCAGTTCTAACAGAAATGGCTCAACAAAAAGGTGTTAGCGTTCATCAATTATTGTTAGCTTGGGTCTTGAGAAATCATGATCTGCTCAGTATTCCAAAGACTAGTTCTGTTGAACATATGCAGAGCAATCTGGAAGCAATTGATATTAGTTTTACTAAGGACGAGCTGGAACTATTGGATAAATATTATCCCGCACCTAAAAATGAAGGTCGGCTTGAAATGATTTAA
- a CDS encoding NupC/NupG family nucleoside CNT transporter, with the protein MYLVVNVIGVIVFLAIGFLFSKDKSNIHWKSIAIMVVLNLFLAWFLTSFDICRAIVSGAADGFNWLVQVAYVGIEFALPSWVHVKSMDFVTSALLPILLIVPLFDILTYIGILPFIIKWIGKGLSFITGQPKFESFFAVEMMFLGNTEALAVSSLQLKQIKSQRNVTLAMMSMSCVTASIIGSYIQMMPGRFILTAIPINIINAIIVTSLLNPVTVTPEEDTIAKLSGQGEGGKKEPFFSFLGDSILGAGRLILIIAANVIAFVALAALIDKILQLVNPWLTLEHILGIIMYPFAWLLGLSSHDSFQMAQYMGTKLVTNEFVVMGKVTGIIKEFDPHFKAVLTVFITSFANFSTLGMIIGCFKGIVNKEKNDIISKNVGYMLLSGILVSLLSAAFVGLFVW; encoded by the coding sequence ATGTACTTAGTAGTTAACGTAATAGGTGTTATCGTTTTTCTAGCTATTGGTTTCCTTTTCTCAAAGGATAAGTCGAATATCCATTGGAAATCCATCGCTATCATGGTAGTTTTGAATTTATTCCTAGCTTGGTTTTTGACGAGTTTTGATATCTGCCGTGCAATTGTTTCAGGTGCTGCCGATGGTTTCAACTGGTTAGTTCAAGTGGCTTATGTCGGAATCGAATTTGCCTTGCCAAGTTGGGTGCACGTTAAGAGTATGGACTTTGTTACCAGTGCACTCTTACCAATTTTATTGATCGTGCCATTATTTGATATTTTGACTTATATTGGAATTTTGCCATTTATCATCAAATGGATTGGTAAAGGTTTGTCATTTATCACTGGTCAACCAAAGTTTGAATCATTCTTTGCGGTTGAAATGATGTTCTTAGGTAATACTGAAGCATTGGCTGTTTCAAGTTTACAGTTGAAGCAAATCAAGTCACAACGTAACGTTACATTAGCAATGATGTCCATGAGTTGTGTCACAGCGTCAATTATTGGTTCATATATTCAAATGATGCCAGGGCGATTTATCCTGACTGCTATTCCGATTAATATTATCAATGCAATTATCGTAACGAGTTTGTTAAATCCCGTTACCGTTACACCAGAAGAAGATACGATTGCCAAATTGAGCGGTCAAGGTGAAGGTGGCAAAAAAGAGCCTTTCTTCTCATTCTTAGGCGATTCAATTTTAGGCGCCGGTCGTTTAATTTTGATCATTGCTGCTAATGTTATTGCTTTCGTTGCGTTAGCTGCCTTAATTGATAAAATTCTTCAACTAGTTAATCCATGGTTAACTTTGGAGCATATTTTAGGTATCATCATGTATCCATTTGCTTGGTTGCTCGGCTTGAGTAGTCATGATTCGTTCCAAATGGCTCAGTACATGGGTACTAAGTTAGTTACCAATGAATTTGTTGTCATGGGTAAAGTTACTGGTATTATTAAGGAATTTGATCCGCACTTTAAGGCTGTTTTAACAGTCTTCATTACATCCTTTGCTAACTTCTCAACGTTAGGTATGATTATTGGTTGTTTCAAAGGTATTGTTAATAAGGAAAAGAACGATATTATTTCGAAAAATGTTGGTTACATGTTGTTGTCAGGTATTCTAGTTTCATTATTGTCAGCAGCATTTGTTGGACTATTCGTTTGGTAA
- a CDS encoding alpha/beta hydrolase, translating to MTLMNLSYRTNYLHTYFKTTVVVPDTNESNYTAVWLLHGYTGDDSAWIRHVNVEKLARDHNWVIIMPEGRNAFYSDSNFIPYYSYFVDEFIPKMQSLLPISKERDHNFIVGSSMGGYGALKIAFLNDDKFSKVAALSPITDIEHFRDNPKGPMAKETFNSIFDSPDKIAHNQLINIYNSRQPKQQILTLCGDADFMHEDNIMFKNFLSIHAKGHYTWMPVSGDHSWKTWGDNIEKVFNWLN from the coding sequence ATGACTTTAATGAATCTTAGTTATCGTACTAATTATTTACATACTTACTTCAAAACAACTGTTGTAGTACCTGATACTAACGAAAGCAACTACACGGCTGTCTGGCTTTTACATGGCTACACTGGTGACGATTCCGCTTGGATCAGACACGTTAATGTTGAGAAATTAGCTCGAGACCACAATTGGGTCATCATTATGCCTGAAGGTCGCAACGCTTTTTACTCTGATTCTAATTTCATCCCTTACTACTCCTACTTTGTCGATGAATTCATCCCTAAAATGCAGAGCCTCTTACCCATCTCTAAAGAACGTGACCACAATTTTATCGTCGGTTCGAGTATGGGCGGTTATGGTGCTCTCAAAATTGCCTTCTTAAATGATGATAAATTCAGTAAAGTTGCTGCTCTGTCGCCTATTACTGATATTGAACATTTCCGTGACAATCCTAAAGGTCCGATGGCCAAAGAAACTTTCAATAGTATTTTTGATAGTCCAGATAAAATTGCCCACAATCAGCTAATTAATATTTATAATAGTCGTCAACCTAAACAACAAATTTTGACGCTGTGTGGTGATGCCGATTTTATGCATGAAGATAATATTATGTTCAAAAACTTCTTATCAATTCACGCCAAAGGTCATTACACATGGATGCCTGTATCAGGTGATCATTCTTGGAAAACTTGGGGCGACAATATCGAAAAAGTCTTTAATTGGCTAAATTAG
- a CDS encoding CdaR family transcriptional regulator — protein MKLDPQLAQSIVDKMMGSIPYNINMMNEKGYIIASGDKNRINTLHIGAIDTIQSGKTKPMVESFGKFGQPGVNIPVEFNGETIGVIGITGDPKKVTPLASLLKISTELLISQIHNTKVEGQRQESLNHFLYQWSNADNLINNEELKLRAQTLKIDLTIPRYAIIVETKNLSQLQLNPTDFTFSKTPEQQLIITKNESDLLRYLKFCQENHLKIGISERSTDLKASIKQAQDTIKVSKELGLTDTYYFNQISFLNHVLESNLHSRRALSIFKSFLKTKAGLELLETLDCYFKHNGNVTETSNALKVHRNTTNYRLNNISEYFGLSLHDLPDTLQLYVNYLYFKKYLYEHEQE, from the coding sequence ATGAAATTAGACCCGCAGCTGGCACAATCAATTGTCGACAAAATGATGGGAAGCATTCCCTACAATATAAATATGATGAATGAGAAAGGCTATATTATCGCAAGTGGCGACAAAAACCGTATCAATACCCTGCATATTGGGGCGATTGATACGATTCAGAGTGGTAAAACTAAACCAATGGTTGAGTCATTCGGTAAATTTGGTCAGCCTGGTGTTAATATTCCGGTTGAATTTAACGGCGAAACAATTGGGGTTATCGGTATCACTGGTGACCCAAAGAAAGTGACTCCCCTTGCCTCACTATTGAAGATTTCAACTGAGCTGCTGATTTCACAAATTCACAACACTAAAGTGGAGGGCCAACGACAAGAAAGTTTAAATCACTTCCTATATCAGTGGTCCAACGCTGACAATTTGATAAATAATGAGGAATTAAAATTACGGGCACAAACATTAAAAATCGATCTAACGATTCCACGTTATGCCATTATTGTTGAAACGAAAAATCTCTCTCAATTACAACTCAATCCGACCGACTTCACTTTTAGCAAGACTCCAGAGCAACAGTTGATTATTACTAAGAACGAGTCTGATTTATTACGCTATTTGAAGTTTTGCCAAGAGAATCATCTCAAGATTGGTATCAGTGAACGTTCCACTGACTTAAAAGCTTCCATAAAACAAGCTCAAGATACTATCAAAGTAAGTAAAGAATTAGGTCTAACTGATACATATTATTTCAACCAAATCAGTTTTCTTAATCATGTACTAGAAAGTAATTTACATTCAAGACGTGCTTTAAGTATCTTCAAGAGTTTTCTAAAGACAAAGGCCGGCTTAGAACTGTTAGAAACATTGGATTGTTACTTTAAGCATAACGGTAACGTAACGGAGACTTCTAACGCATTGAAAGTCCATCGAAATACTACCAATTATCGTTTAAATAATATTTCTGAATATTTTGGCTTGAGCTTGCATGATCTACCTGATACATTGCAACTTTATGTTAATTATTTGTATTTTAAAAAGTATTTATATGAGCATGAACAGGAGTAA
- a CDS encoding GntP family permease, translating into MVIAWWAALLGLLLAIGLILFRVNPVYALIFGAIVGCLVGGLSLAQTTDTIVKGSSGVMGTIIRVIAAGVLAGVMMESGAANVIASNIVNRFSDRLAILALALSTMVLTGVGIFIPVAVLIVAPIALEVGQKMHYSKLSLLVALSGGGKAGNIISPNPNTIAAAKGFNVDLSQVMIADFVPAVVGLIVTVVLASLIKNRGEFVPETEKFETKDQKDLPSLKAAIVTPLVAVVLLLITPVGDILGVKALASFNLDAMYILPIAGLIGTIAMGQSKKFLQYMQKGLARMTDVVLILIGAGAIAGLVSVSNLPQKVVEIVQTSGISGTFLAPIAGILMAAATASTSTGVILASNSFSKSIMSFGISGTGAAAMVHTGATVIDQLPHGNYFHVTAKAVNMHFKERMSVVFWEMLVGLSMTIVATLMYGNLF; encoded by the coding sequence ATGGTTATTGCTTGGTGGGCAGCTTTATTGGGGTTGCTATTAGCGATTGGCTTGATTCTATTTCGAGTTAATCCTGTTTATGCTTTGATTTTTGGTGCTATTGTCGGTTGTTTAGTTGGAGGACTTTCATTAGCTCAGACAACGGACACAATTGTTAAGGGTAGTTCTGGGGTTATGGGAACTATTATCCGTGTTATTGCCGCTGGTGTTTTGGCCGGGGTAATGATGGAGTCTGGAGCGGCTAACGTAATTGCTTCCAACATTGTTAACCGTTTCAGTGATCGACTAGCTATTTTAGCGTTAGCTCTTTCGACAATGGTTTTGACAGGTGTAGGTATTTTTATTCCCGTCGCTGTTTTAATCGTTGCTCCGATTGCTTTGGAAGTCGGTCAAAAGATGCATTATAGTAAACTTTCACTATTGGTCGCATTATCTGGTGGTGGTAAGGCTGGAAATATTATTTCACCAAACCCAAATACGATTGCGGCTGCTAAAGGTTTTAACGTTGATTTGTCACAAGTAATGATTGCTGATTTTGTTCCCGCAGTTGTTGGTTTAATCGTGACAGTAGTTTTAGCAAGTTTGATTAAGAACCGTGGTGAATTTGTTCCGGAGACTGAAAAGTTTGAAACAAAGGATCAAAAAGATTTACCAAGTTTAAAAGCGGCCATTGTGACACCTTTAGTTGCCGTTGTGCTACTACTTATTACACCAGTTGGCGATATCTTAGGGGTTAAAGCCTTGGCATCATTCAACTTGGATGCAATGTATATCTTGCCAATTGCCGGATTGATCGGAACAATTGCCATGGGTCAGAGTAAAAAATTCTTGCAGTATATGCAAAAAGGTTTAGCTCGTATGACAGATGTAGTTTTAATCTTAATTGGTGCGGGTGCGATTGCTGGATTAGTTTCAGTATCTAACTTGCCTCAAAAAGTTGTTGAAATCGTTCAGACTTCAGGTATTTCGGGAACATTCTTAGCCCCAATTGCCGGAATCTTGATGGCAGCAGCTACAGCTTCAACTTCAACTGGTGTCATCCTGGCTTCTAATTCATTCAGTAAGTCAATCATGTCATTCGGAATTTCTGGTACGGGTGCAGCAGCGATGGTTCATACCGGAGCGACTGTAATCGATCAATTGCCACATGGTAACTATTTCCACGTGACTGCCAAAGCTGTTAATATGCATTTCAAAGAGAGAATGAGCGTCGTTTTCTGGGAAATGCTAGTTGGACTTTCAATGACAATTGTTGCAACATTGATGTATGGAAATCTGTTCTAG
- a CDS encoding glycerate kinase: MKIVLAPDSYKNSLTAKEVAQSLRKGFERVYPDAEYVNIPMADGGEGTVQSLVDAKQGQIMTAEVVNPLGNKTEAHYGMINDGKVAVIEMAEASGIQFINQFTQNPYITTTFGTGELIKSAIQNGAKTIIIGIGGSATNDGGAGMAQALGAHLLDDKGEELQYGGAMLEKLDHIDVSEMMPELADVKVIIASDVTNPLTGPNGASHVFGPQKGASPEMVEFLDGALSHYAHVLKRDLNKDLEQVAGAGAAGGLGAGLLAFTNSEMRSGVDIVVDYTELKDKVKDADVVVTGEGQIDFQTKFGKTPIGVAKATKAVNPDATVIAVAGSIGEKISELYPLGIDAIFTCVPGVEELSTAIQNTDKNLQQVAENIGRLIKNTK; encoded by the coding sequence ATGAAAATTGTTTTAGCTCCAGATTCATATAAGAATTCTTTGACGGCTAAAGAAGTTGCTCAATCATTACGAAAAGGTTTTGAAAGAGTTTATCCTGATGCCGAATACGTTAATATACCAATGGCTGACGGTGGTGAAGGAACGGTCCAATCACTAGTTGATGCCAAACAAGGGCAGATTATGACTGCCGAGGTTGTTAATCCGCTAGGAAATAAGACTGAAGCTCACTATGGCATGATCAATGATGGTAAAGTTGCTGTGATTGAAATGGCTGAAGCAAGTGGGATTCAATTTATCAATCAGTTTACCCAAAACCCTTACATTACGACTACTTTTGGAACGGGTGAGTTGATTAAATCCGCTATTCAAAATGGTGCCAAAACAATCATTATTGGTATTGGTGGTTCCGCTACAAATGATGGTGGAGCTGGTATGGCTCAAGCTTTGGGCGCACACTTGTTGGATGATAAGGGTGAAGAATTGCAGTATGGTGGAGCAATGTTAGAAAAACTTGACCATATTGACGTTTCTGAAATGATGCCCGAATTAGCTGATGTTAAAGTTATTATTGCCTCTGATGTGACAAATCCTTTGACTGGTCCTAATGGCGCAAGTCATGTCTTTGGACCACAAAAGGGTGCCAGTCCTGAAATGGTTGAGTTCCTCGATGGAGCCTTGTCACATTACGCACATGTTTTAAAACGTGATTTGAATAAAGATCTTGAACAAGTCGCTGGTGCCGGTGCTGCGGGTGGATTAGGAGCTGGTTTATTGGCCTTTACCAACTCTGAAATGCGCTCTGGCGTTGACATTGTAGTCGACTATACCGAATTGAAGGATAAGGTTAAAGATGCTGACGTCGTTGTAACAGGCGAAGGCCAGATCGATTTCCAAACTAAATTTGGTAAAACACCAATTGGCGTGGCAAAAGCTACGAAAGCAGTCAATCCTGATGCGACTGTGATTGCTGTTGCTGGTTCGATTGGTGAAAAAATTTCTGAGTTATATCCATTAGGTATCGATGCCATCTTCACTTGTGTTCCGGGTGTTGAAGAACTATCGACTGCCATTCAAAATACAGACAAGAACCTTCAACAAGTTGCTGAGAATATCGGCCGCTTGATCAAAAATACAAAGTGA
- a CDS encoding GNAT family N-acetyltransferase has protein sequence MKIIAVTQRSSELIKQLIAVWESSVRSTHKFLTEEDIQNFKKSLPTVLTKITHLIIAIDGQSRPIAFMGINEPEIDMLFVDDKNRGQGIGKSLIHFGITNYQANQITVNEQNPQAKGFYEHMGFAAYQRLATDDQGKPFPILRMKLKK, from the coding sequence TTGAAGATAATTGCCGTGACACAACGAAGTTCCGAGTTAATCAAACAACTGATAGCAGTTTGGGAGAGTTCCGTCCGTTCGACTCATAAATTTTTGACTGAGGAAGACATACAGAACTTTAAGAAATCTCTACCAACCGTTCTAACTAAAATTACTCACCTAATTATCGCAATAGACGGTCAATCGCGACCAATTGCTTTCATGGGTATCAATGAACCAGAAATTGATATGCTCTTTGTTGATGATAAAAATCGTGGTCAAGGTATCGGCAAATCGTTAATACACTTTGGTATCACAAATTATCAAGCCAATCAAATCACAGTCAATGAACAGAATCCGCAAGCTAAAGGTTTCTATGAGCACATGGGATTTGCGGCATACCAGCGACTAGCAACTGATGATCAAGGTAAACCTTTTCCAATATTGAGAATGAAACTAAAAAAATAG
- a CDS encoding IS110 family transposase: MSDIIALDVSKGHSYCVHYSDGNCVKEFDFEHNKLGFAKLSETVKRANNPTFYFEATGIYSRPIERFCRDNKIPYALLNPLELHLKTENLRRVKTDNKDAHKIALSAYDNSYRLMAFQNPKYLDLREWCRFYERVEDSRKFNKVELHNELQQTFPEMEQLFTNKTSILSLNLVSLFPHPDLVSGISRTKLKNILMSKTDKKISSDKALEYAEKLIVFAKNSSPAVRVDNVQVQEVKYYARKLKDLTIEKRKLRKQMIQLGKTLPEFEIIASMPGIGELTAAMLLGEIGDFARFDTSNQLNAYVGIDLIRYQSGQYLRKDHINKRGNPKAREILFLTVRNMIKQQAAAPNHIVDYYYKLKRQPVPKRDKVATVACMNKTLKCLFSMIRNKTKYAYAYTDSRSIETL, translated from the coding sequence ATGTCAGATATAATTGCTTTAGATGTGTCCAAAGGACACAGTTATTGTGTGCATTACAGCGATGGTAACTGCGTGAAAGAATTTGATTTTGAACATAATAAACTAGGTTTCGCCAAACTAAGCGAAACCGTTAAACGTGCTAATAATCCAACTTTTTATTTTGAGGCTACGGGTATATACTCTCGCCCCATAGAAAGATTTTGCAGGGATAATAAGATACCCTATGCTTTGTTAAATCCTCTTGAATTACACCTCAAGACAGAGAATTTGCGTCGTGTTAAAACCGATAATAAAGATGCGCATAAGATAGCTCTTAGCGCCTATGATAATAGTTATCGGTTGATGGCATTTCAAAATCCTAAATATCTAGATCTTAGAGAATGGTGTAGATTTTACGAGAGAGTCGAAGACTCTCGTAAATTCAATAAAGTTGAATTACATAACGAGTTACAACAGACGTTTCCAGAAATGGAACAACTGTTTACTAATAAGACATCTATTCTATCTTTAAATTTGGTTAGTCTTTTTCCGCATCCTGATTTAGTGTCTGGTATTTCTAGGACAAAATTAAAGAATATTTTGATGAGTAAGACCGATAAAAAAATCTCCAGTGATAAAGCACTGGAGTATGCTGAAAAGTTAATAGTCTTTGCTAAGAATAGCTCTCCAGCAGTACGTGTAGATAATGTTCAAGTGCAAGAAGTTAAATATTATGCACGTAAATTAAAAGACCTCACTATTGAAAAAAGAAAACTTAGAAAACAAATGATTCAACTCGGAAAAACATTACCCGAATTTGAAATTATTGCTTCAATGCCAGGCATTGGTGAATTAACAGCTGCCATGTTACTGGGTGAAATCGGAGATTTCGCCAGATTTGATACTTCTAATCAATTGAATGCTTACGTTGGGATTGACCTTATTAGGTACCAATCTGGTCAGTATCTCAGAAAAGATCACATAAATAAACGTGGAAATCCCAAAGCAAGAGAGATTCTATTCCTCACTGTCAGAAATATGATAAAGCAACAAGCAGCTGCACCTAATCACATCGTGGACTATTACTACAAACTAAAAAGGCAACCCGTCCCTAAAAGGGACAAGGTTGCCACAGTGGCTTGCATGAACAAGACACTGAAATGTCTGTTCTCCATGATTAGAAACAAGACTAAATATGCTTATGCATATACGGACTCAAGGTCCATAGAGACACTCTAG